From one Alosa alosa isolate M-15738 ecotype Scorff River chromosome 5, AALO_Geno_1.1, whole genome shotgun sequence genomic stretch:
- the ube3b gene encoding ubiquitin-protein ligase E3B isoform X1, which translates to MNLKCGMCPWPCPKTSPSPGSSKLKMSCGCAASSSKKLKPDIMQDSKLVTLHLTMLITFTDTATWKIVKGKGEPLKPALNRMCENIMGHLNQKGFYSVLQILLTNGLARSRPSLTKSMLTAIFTLSLRPVIAAHFSDNLLRSFLIHIMSVPAVISHLNTLTPECMATIQTHDLLRKFILFLSREEQCLDICVCLEGSHTLCLLGNLIHLGFLNEKVLEEEANHFVKDLTDMLSYCQRYVSQKKSNLTHWHPVLGWFSQTVDYGLNESMPLVTRQLQYLWGVLIIRTLFCDVLSKKLEAQEPTPPPPPQPSASQNNLPVKNLFKRAFQKSASVRNILKPVGGKRVDSVEVQKVCSICVLYQTALTTLTQIRLQILTGLTYLDDLLPKLWAFICELGPQGGLKLFLECLNNDTEESKQLLAMLMLFCDCSRHLITILDDIEVYEEQISFKIEELVTISSFLNTFVYKMIWDGLLENAKGEKLDLFHSVHGWLMVLYERDCRRRFSPDDHWLRKDLKPSLLFQELEKGKKRAQLLLQYIPHVIPHKNRVLLFRNIVMKEKETLGLVETSQASPHVTHITIRRSRMLEDGYDQLRRLPVNSIKGVIRVKFVNDLGVDEAGIDQDGVFKEFLEEIIKKVFNPALNLFKTTSGNERLYPSPTSNIHENHLQLFEFVGKMLGKAMYEGIVVDVPFASFFLSQVLGHHHSTFYSSIDELPSLDSEFYKNLTSIKRYDGDVSDLGLTLSYDEEVMGQLVCHELICGGKTMPVTNENKISYIHLMAHFRMHTQIKEQTAAFIRGFRCIINHEWLHMFSTPEVQRLVSGDNAEIDLDDLKKHTVYYGGFHSSHRVIIWLWDILSSDFTPEERAMFLKFVTSCSRPPLLGFAYLKPPFSIRCVEVSDDQDTGDTLGSVLRGFFTIRKKEPGGRLPTSSTCFNLLKLPNYSKKSILRDKLRYAISMNTGFELS; encoded by the exons ATGAACCTAAA GTGTGGTATGTGTCCTTGGCCCTGTCCAAAGACCTCACCATCCCCTGGCTCAAGCAAATTAAAGATGTCCTGTGGATGTGCTGCGAGTTCCTCAAAAAAACTAAAG CCTGACATAATGCAGGACAGTAAGCTGGTGACACTACACCTCACTATGCTCATCACATTCACTGACACTGCTACCTGGAAGATTGTGAAAGGGAAAG GAGAACCATTGAAACCGGCCCTGAATAGAATGTGTGAGAACATCATGGGCCATCTCAACCAGAAGGGATTTTACTCCGTGTTGCAG ATTTTGCTCACAAATGGATTGGCAAGATCCAGGCCCTCTCTGACCAAGAGCATGTTAACAGCCATATTTACACTCTCCCTCAG ACCTGTGATCGCTGCACACTTCTCAGATAACCTGCTGAGGTCCTTCCTCATCCACATCATGTCTGTTCCAGCAGTCATTTCTCACCTCAACACACTAACCCCTGAG TGCATGGCCACTATCCAGACTCATGACCTCCTGAGGAAGTTCATCTTGTTCTTGAGTCGAGAGGAACAGTGCCTTGATATCTGTGTCTGCCTGGAGGGAAGTCACACACTGTGCTTACTag GTAACCTTATTCACCTGGGTTTCCTGAATGAGaaggtgctggaggaggaggccaACCACTTTGTGAAGGACCTGACGGACATGCTGTCGTACTGCCAGAGATACGTGTCTCAGAAGAAGTCCAACCTCACACACTGGCACCCCGTATTGGGATGGTTCTCCCAGACTGTGGATTACGG TCTGAACGAATCCATGCCCCTGGTGACACGGCAGCTGCAGTACCTGTGGGGCGTGCTCATCATCCGCACACTCTTCTGCGACGTGCTCAGCAAGAAGCTGGAGGCCCAGGagcccacccctcctcccccacctcaaCCAAGCGCGTCGCAGAACAACCTGCCGGTCAAGA ACCTGTTCAAACGGGCATTCCAGAAGTCGGCATCGGTGCGGAACATCCTGAAGCCAGTGGGCGGGAAGCGCGTGGACTCGGTCGAGGTGCAGAAGGTGTGCAGCATCTGTGTGCTGTACCAGACCGCCCTGACCACCCTCACCCAGATCCGCCTGCAGATCCTCACCG gCCTGACCTATCTGGACGACCTGCTGCCCAAGCTGTGGGCCTTCATCTGTGAGCTGGGGCCACAGGGCGGGCTCAAACTCTTCCTAGAGTGCCTCAACAACGACACGGAGGAGTCCAAGCAGCTGCTCGCCATGCTCATGCTCTTCTGCGACTGCTCACGCCACCTCATCAc GATCCTAGATGACATTGAAGTCTATGAAGAGCAAATATCGTTCAAAATAGAGGAGCTTGTCACCATTTCCTCGTTTCTCAATACATTTGTCTACAAGATGATTTGGGACGGCCTCCTTG AGAATGCCAAAGGTGAGAAGCTAGATCTGTTCCATAGCGTCCATGGCTGGCTAATGGTCCTTTACGAGCGAGACTGCAGACGGAGATTCTCTCCAGATGACCACTGGCTCCGCAA GGACCTGAAGCCCAGTCTGCTGttccaggagctggagaagggcaAGAAGAGGGCCCAGCTGCTACTGCAGTACATCCCGCACGTCATCCCGCACAAAAAC CGGGTGCTGCTGTTCCGGAACATCGTGATGAAAGAGAAGGAGACGCTGGGCCTGGTGGAGACGAGCCAGGCCTCCCCGCACGTCACGCACATCACCATCCGCCGCTCACGCATGCTGGAG gACGGGTACGACCAGCTCCGGCGATTACCAGTCAACTCCATCAAAGGAGTGATCCGTGTGAAGTTTGTCAACGACCTGGGTGTGGACGAGGCTGGTATTGACCAGGACGGTGTCTTCAAGGAGTTCTTAGAAGAGATCATCAAAAAGGTCTTCAACCCTGCACTGAATCTGTTCAAG ACGACCAGCGGGAACGAGCGCCTCTACCCGTCGCCCACGTCCAACATCCACGAGAACCACCTGCAGCTCTTTGAGTTTGTGGGCAAGATGCTGGGCAAGGCCATGTATGAGGGCATCGTGGTGGACGTGCCCTTCGCATCCTTCTTCCTCAGCCAGGTGCTCGGACACCACCACAGCACCTTCTACAGCTCCATCGACGAGCTGCCCTCGCTCGACTCTGAGTTCTACAAGAACCTCACCTCCATCAAG CGCTATGATGGAGACGTGAGTGACCTGGGGCTGACCCTATCGTATGACGAGGAGGTGATGGGACAG TTGGTTTGCCATGAGCTCATTTGTGGTGGGAAGACCATGCCTGTGACCAATGAAAACAA GATCAGCTACATCCACCTGATGGCGCACTTCcggatgcacacacagatcaaGGAGCAGACGGCGGCATTCATCCGCGGCTtccgctgcatcatcaaccacGAGTGGCTGCACATGTTCTCCACGCCCGAGGTGCAGCGCCTCGTCTCTGGGGACAACGCCGAGATCGACCTGGATGACCTCAA GAAACACACTGTGTATTATGGAGGTTTCCACAGCAGTCATCGTGTGATCATCTGGCTGTGGGACATCCTCTCCAGTGACTTCACCCCGGAGGAGAGGGCCATGTTTCTCAAG TTTGTCACCAGCTGTTCCAGGCCCCCTCTGCTGGGCTTTGCCTACCTCAAACCCCCCTTCTCCATCCGCTGTGTGGAGGTGTCCGATGACCAG GACACGGGGGACACTTTGGGCAGCGTGCTGCGGGGGTTCTTCACCATCCGCAAGAAGGAGCCAGGCGGCCGGCTGCCCACCTCGTCCACCTGCTTCAACCTGCTTAAGCTGCCCAACTACAGCAAGAAGAGCATCCTGCGCGACAAGCTGCGCTACGCCATCAGCATGAACACGGGCTTCGAGCTCTCCTAA
- the pheta1 gene encoding sesquipedalian-1 isoform X2, whose product MKLNERSVAHYATCDSPPDKTGFLFKKGERNTAYHRRWFVLKGNMLFYFEERESKEPIGVIVLEGCTVELCESAEEFAFAVKFDCARARVYKMAAESQAGMESWVKALSRASFDYMRLVVRELEKQLEELQEGARGMQGKAKGTRRQQQQQQQQQQQPSPRPKSTGSSTGGALAASSTSQPQGPTAGAAVPAALALSQPEDAQPQTGHAKENGVAWSKPSALTNGVPETLGVVWDADGSSRGDGFRPPPVPPRRRGGSGSAQGSLESPFSPETGCFSKLHDWYGKEVAELRVEWLQSQ is encoded by the coding sequence ATGAAGCTGAACGAACGCAGCGTGGCTCACTATGCAACGTGTGACTCTCCCCCGGACAAGACCGGCTTCCTCTTCAAGAAGGGGGAGCGAAACACGGCCTACCACCGACGCTGGTTCGTCCTCAAGGGCAACATGCTGTTCTACTTCGAGGAGCGTGAGAGCAAGGAGCCCATCGGCGTCATTGTGCTCGAAGGCTGCACGGTGGAGCTGTGCGAGTCGGCCGAGGAGTTTGCCTTCGCCGTCAAGTTTGACTGCGCCAGGGCCCGTGTCTACAAGATGGCCGCCGAGAGCCAGGCGGGCATGGAGTCATGGGTGAAGGCACTGTCGCGGGCCAGCTTCGACTACATGCGGCTGGTGGTGCGCGAGTTAGAAAAACAGCTGGAGGAGCTTCAGGAGGGGGCCCGAGGGATGCAGGGCAAGGCCAAGGGCACCaggagacaacaacaacaacaacagcagcagcagcagcagccatcaCCACGGCCCAAATCAACTGGGTCCTCAACAGGCGGCGCTCTCGCAGCGTCCTCTACGTCTCAACCCCAGGGCCCCACTGCTGGAGCTGCTGTGCCAGCCGCCTTAGCACTTAGCCAGCCAGAGGACGCGCAGCCGCAGACTGGTCATGCCAAGGAGAACGGCGTGGCGTGGAGCAAGCCGTCCGCCTTGACCAACGGGGTCCCCGAAACACTGGGCGTGGTCTGGGATGCCGATGGGAGCTCGAGGGGTGATGGCTTTAGACCCCCGCCGGTGCCGCCGCGGCGGAGGGGAGGCTCGGGGTCAGCCCAGGGGTCACTGGAGAGCCCCTTCTCCCCGGAAACAGGGTGCTTCTCCAAACTCCATGACTGGTACGGGAAAGAAGTGGCCGAATTGCGAGTTGAGTGGCTGCAAAGCCAGTGA
- the ube3b gene encoding ubiquitin-protein ligase E3B isoform X2 — translation MFTATQTSKTQFLDKARQLREERKGYKEKERAATLMQALVRRFLCRCALQKEIRKEVDEFFAASEAGTTKRNALSIFKIARKLLFICGKDDKLRFEKLCRAILSSMEVDNEPKVWYVSLALSKDLTIPWLKQIKDVLWMCCEFLKKTKGWSPDIMQDSKLVTLHLTMLITFTDTATWKIVKGKGEPLKPALNRMCENIMGHLNQKGFYSVLQILLTNGLARSRPSLTKSMLTAIFTLSLRPVIAAHFSDNLLRSFLIHIMSVPAVISHLNTLTPECMATIQTHDLLRKFILFLSREEQCLDICVCLEGSHTLCLLGNLIHLGFLNEKVLEEEANHFVKDLTDMLSYCQRYVSQKKSNLTHWHPVLGWFSQTVDYGLNESMPLVTRQLQYLWGVLIIRTLFCDVLSKKLEAQEPTPPPPPQPSASQNNLPVKNLFKRAFQKSASVRNILKPVGGKRVDSVEVQKVCSICVLYQTALTTLTQIRLQILTGLTYLDDLLPKLWAFICELGPQGGLKLFLECLNNDTEESKQLLAMLMLFCDCSRHLITILDDIEVYEEQISFKIEELVTISSFLNTFVYKMIWDGLLENAKGEKLDLFHSVHGWLMVLYERDCRRRFSPDDHWLRKDLKPSLLFQELEKGKKRAQLLLQYIPHVIPHKNRVLLFRNIVMKEKETLGLVETSQASPHVTHITIRRSRMLEDGYDQLRRLPVNSIKGVIRVKFVNDLGVDEAGIDQDGVFKEFLEEIIKKVFNPALNLFKTTSGNERLYPSPTSNIHENHLQLFEFVGKMLGKAMYEGIVVDVPFASFFLSQVLGHHHSTFYSSIDELPSLDSEFYKNLTSIKRYDGDVSDLGLTLSYDEEVMGQLVCHELICGGKTMPVTNENKISYIHLMAHFRMHTQIKEQTAAFIRGFRCIINHEWLHMFSTPEVQRLVSGDNAEIDLDDLKKHTVYYGGFHSSHRVIIWLWDILSSDFTPEERAMFLKFVTSCSRPPLLGFAYLKPPFSIRCVEVSDDQDTGDTLGSVLRGFFTIRKKEPGGRLPTSSTCFNLLKLPNYSKKSILRDKLRYAISMNTGFELS, via the exons ATGTTCACTGCAACCCAGACCTCCAAGACCCAGTTCTTGGACAAAGCCCGgcagctgagggaggagaggaaaggttacaaagagaaggagagagctgCCACTCTCATGCAGGCGCTGGTCAGGAGGTTCCTCTGTCGCTGTGCATTGCAGAAAGAAATCAG AAAAGAAGTTGATGAGTTTTTTGCTGCCAGCGAGGCGGGCACAACGAAGAGAAATGCATTATCCATATTTAAGATTGCACGGAAGTTATTGTTCATCTGTGGCAAGGATGACAAATTG CGCTTTGAGAAGCTCTGCCGTGCCATTCTCAGCAGCATGGAAGTTGACAATGAACCTAAA GTGTGGTATGTGTCCTTGGCCCTGTCCAAAGACCTCACCATCCCCTGGCTCAAGCAAATTAAAGATGTCCTGTGGATGTGCTGCGAGTTCCTCAAAAAAACTAAAGGTTGGTCA CCTGACATAATGCAGGACAGTAAGCTGGTGACACTACACCTCACTATGCTCATCACATTCACTGACACTGCTACCTGGAAGATTGTGAAAGGGAAAG GAGAACCATTGAAACCGGCCCTGAATAGAATGTGTGAGAACATCATGGGCCATCTCAACCAGAAGGGATTTTACTCCGTGTTGCAG ATTTTGCTCACAAATGGATTGGCAAGATCCAGGCCCTCTCTGACCAAGAGCATGTTAACAGCCATATTTACACTCTCCCTCAG ACCTGTGATCGCTGCACACTTCTCAGATAACCTGCTGAGGTCCTTCCTCATCCACATCATGTCTGTTCCAGCAGTCATTTCTCACCTCAACACACTAACCCCTGAG TGCATGGCCACTATCCAGACTCATGACCTCCTGAGGAAGTTCATCTTGTTCTTGAGTCGAGAGGAACAGTGCCTTGATATCTGTGTCTGCCTGGAGGGAAGTCACACACTGTGCTTACTag GTAACCTTATTCACCTGGGTTTCCTGAATGAGaaggtgctggaggaggaggccaACCACTTTGTGAAGGACCTGACGGACATGCTGTCGTACTGCCAGAGATACGTGTCTCAGAAGAAGTCCAACCTCACACACTGGCACCCCGTATTGGGATGGTTCTCCCAGACTGTGGATTACGG TCTGAACGAATCCATGCCCCTGGTGACACGGCAGCTGCAGTACCTGTGGGGCGTGCTCATCATCCGCACACTCTTCTGCGACGTGCTCAGCAAGAAGCTGGAGGCCCAGGagcccacccctcctcccccacctcaaCCAAGCGCGTCGCAGAACAACCTGCCGGTCAAGA ACCTGTTCAAACGGGCATTCCAGAAGTCGGCATCGGTGCGGAACATCCTGAAGCCAGTGGGCGGGAAGCGCGTGGACTCGGTCGAGGTGCAGAAGGTGTGCAGCATCTGTGTGCTGTACCAGACCGCCCTGACCACCCTCACCCAGATCCGCCTGCAGATCCTCACCG gCCTGACCTATCTGGACGACCTGCTGCCCAAGCTGTGGGCCTTCATCTGTGAGCTGGGGCCACAGGGCGGGCTCAAACTCTTCCTAGAGTGCCTCAACAACGACACGGAGGAGTCCAAGCAGCTGCTCGCCATGCTCATGCTCTTCTGCGACTGCTCACGCCACCTCATCAc GATCCTAGATGACATTGAAGTCTATGAAGAGCAAATATCGTTCAAAATAGAGGAGCTTGTCACCATTTCCTCGTTTCTCAATACATTTGTCTACAAGATGATTTGGGACGGCCTCCTTG AGAATGCCAAAGGTGAGAAGCTAGATCTGTTCCATAGCGTCCATGGCTGGCTAATGGTCCTTTACGAGCGAGACTGCAGACGGAGATTCTCTCCAGATGACCACTGGCTCCGCAA GGACCTGAAGCCCAGTCTGCTGttccaggagctggagaagggcaAGAAGAGGGCCCAGCTGCTACTGCAGTACATCCCGCACGTCATCCCGCACAAAAAC CGGGTGCTGCTGTTCCGGAACATCGTGATGAAAGAGAAGGAGACGCTGGGCCTGGTGGAGACGAGCCAGGCCTCCCCGCACGTCACGCACATCACCATCCGCCGCTCACGCATGCTGGAG gACGGGTACGACCAGCTCCGGCGATTACCAGTCAACTCCATCAAAGGAGTGATCCGTGTGAAGTTTGTCAACGACCTGGGTGTGGACGAGGCTGGTATTGACCAGGACGGTGTCTTCAAGGAGTTCTTAGAAGAGATCATCAAAAAGGTCTTCAACCCTGCACTGAATCTGTTCAAG ACGACCAGCGGGAACGAGCGCCTCTACCCGTCGCCCACGTCCAACATCCACGAGAACCACCTGCAGCTCTTTGAGTTTGTGGGCAAGATGCTGGGCAAGGCCATGTATGAGGGCATCGTGGTGGACGTGCCCTTCGCATCCTTCTTCCTCAGCCAGGTGCTCGGACACCACCACAGCACCTTCTACAGCTCCATCGACGAGCTGCCCTCGCTCGACTCTGAGTTCTACAAGAACCTCACCTCCATCAAG CGCTATGATGGAGACGTGAGTGACCTGGGGCTGACCCTATCGTATGACGAGGAGGTGATGGGACAG TTGGTTTGCCATGAGCTCATTTGTGGTGGGAAGACCATGCCTGTGACCAATGAAAACAA GATCAGCTACATCCACCTGATGGCGCACTTCcggatgcacacacagatcaaGGAGCAGACGGCGGCATTCATCCGCGGCTtccgctgcatcatcaaccacGAGTGGCTGCACATGTTCTCCACGCCCGAGGTGCAGCGCCTCGTCTCTGGGGACAACGCCGAGATCGACCTGGATGACCTCAA GAAACACACTGTGTATTATGGAGGTTTCCACAGCAGTCATCGTGTGATCATCTGGCTGTGGGACATCCTCTCCAGTGACTTCACCCCGGAGGAGAGGGCCATGTTTCTCAAG TTTGTCACCAGCTGTTCCAGGCCCCCTCTGCTGGGCTTTGCCTACCTCAAACCCCCCTTCTCCATCCGCTGTGTGGAGGTGTCCGATGACCAG GACACGGGGGACACTTTGGGCAGCGTGCTGCGGGGGTTCTTCACCATCCGCAAGAAGGAGCCAGGCGGCCGGCTGCCCACCTCGTCCACCTGCTTCAACCTGCTTAAGCTGCCCAACTACAGCAAGAAGAGCATCCTGCGCGACAAGCTGCGCTACGCCATCAGCATGAACACGGGCTTCGAGCTCTCCTAA
- the pheta1 gene encoding sesquipedalian-1 isoform X1, giving the protein MKKKGDGGKRLKLTLLSGHATMKLNERSVAHYATCDSPPDKTGFLFKKGERNTAYHRRWFVLKGNMLFYFEERESKEPIGVIVLEGCTVELCESAEEFAFAVKFDCARARVYKMAAESQAGMESWVKALSRASFDYMRLVVRELEKQLEELQEGARGMQGKAKGTRRQQQQQQQQQQQPSPRPKSTGSSTGGALAASSTSQPQGPTAGAAVPAALALSQPEDAQPQTGHAKENGVAWSKPSALTNGVPETLGVVWDADGSSRGDGFRPPPVPPRRRGGSGSAQGSLESPFSPETGCFSKLHDWYGKEVAELRVEWLQSQ; this is encoded by the exons atgAAGAAGAAAGGAGACGGCGGAAAACGTCTTAAATTGACG CTCCTCTCAGGCCATGCAACCATGAAGCTGAACGAACGCAGCGTGGCTCACTATGCAACGTGTGACTCTCCCCCGGACAAGACCGGCTTCCTCTTCAAGAAGGGGGAGCGAAACACGGCCTACCACCGACGCTGGTTCGTCCTCAAGGGCAACATGCTGTTCTACTTCGAGGAGCGTGAGAGCAAGGAGCCCATCGGCGTCATTGTGCTCGAAGGCTGCACGGTGGAGCTGTGCGAGTCGGCCGAGGAGTTTGCCTTCGCCGTCAAGTTTGACTGCGCCAGGGCCCGTGTCTACAAGATGGCCGCCGAGAGCCAGGCGGGCATGGAGTCATGGGTGAAGGCACTGTCGCGGGCCAGCTTCGACTACATGCGGCTGGTGGTGCGCGAGTTAGAAAAACAGCTGGAGGAGCTTCAGGAGGGGGCCCGAGGGATGCAGGGCAAGGCCAAGGGCACCaggagacaacaacaacaacaacagcagcagcagcagcagccatcaCCACGGCCCAAATCAACTGGGTCCTCAACAGGCGGCGCTCTCGCAGCGTCCTCTACGTCTCAACCCCAGGGCCCCACTGCTGGAGCTGCTGTGCCAGCCGCCTTAGCACTTAGCCAGCCAGAGGACGCGCAGCCGCAGACTGGTCATGCCAAGGAGAACGGCGTGGCGTGGAGCAAGCCGTCCGCCTTGACCAACGGGGTCCCCGAAACACTGGGCGTGGTCTGGGATGCCGATGGGAGCTCGAGGGGTGATGGCTTTAGACCCCCGCCGGTGCCGCCGCGGCGGAGGGGAGGCTCGGGGTCAGCCCAGGGGTCACTGGAGAGCCCCTTCTCCCCGGAAACAGGGTGCTTCTCCAAACTCCATGACTGGTACGGGAAAGAAGTGGCCGAATTGCGAGTTGAGTGGCTGCAAAGCCAGTGA